The Fundulus heteroclitus isolate FHET01 chromosome 13, MU-UCD_Fhet_4.1, whole genome shotgun sequence genome contains a region encoding:
- the LOC105937554 gene encoding forkhead box protein H1, with protein sequence MRRSDAAVSRPNPTSRAQRAVFKRATTRLAKIALVLRAAPNQMLTCSQLRERLTGRTGDDDKKRVENNIRVCLSSHTCFIKIPMIPDSLNSKKNYWKLDCSQITAKMVRRHFKGLLQLFPELASKLERENPKRPSEQGSAPPSPEAEACRAVQVSCEVKFSGPFSIESLLKRDGPSSRTPGPPHQSGVEQRPQLTNTKRGFTSYPSPPIVLRTTTGSSHICCGGGCPHPGPFAPRAVGSFLIPVHTEPSSAPRLASSQHSYVSYSVPAFSRNTSQGWQ encoded by the exons ATGAGGCGTTCTGACGCGGCGGTTTCTCGTCCCAATCCAACCAGCAGGGCTCAGAGAGCAGTTTTCAAGAGGGCTACAACTCGCCTGGCCAAGATTGCTCTAGTCCTCCGGGCTGCTCCGAACCAGATGCTCACTTGTTCTCAG ttAAGGGAGAGGCTGACTGGGCGGACAGGTGACGATGACAAAAAAAGGGTTGAGAACAACATCAGAGTATGTTTGTCAAGTCATACGTGCTTCATCAAA ATTCCAATGATCCCGGATTCCCTGAACAGCAAGAAAAACTACTGGAAACTGGACTGCAGTCAGATCACGGCCAAGATGGTGCGCCGTCACTTTAAAGGACTCCTGCAGCTCTTCCCTGAGCTGGCCTCTAAGCTGGAAAGGGAGAACCCGAAGAGACCCTCGGAGCAGGGCTCGGCTCCCCCGTCTCCTGAAGCTGAGGCCTGCAGAGCCGTTCAGGTCAGCTGCGAGGTGAAGTTCAGCGGCCCGTTCTCCATCGAATCCCTCCTGAAGAGAGACGGCCCGTCCTCTCGGACCCCCGGGCCTCCTCATCAGTCCGGCGTGGAGCAGCGGCCTCAGCTCACAAACACGAAAAGAGGCTTCACCTCCTACCCTTCGCCACCCATCGTTCTTCGCACCACAACGGGTTCTTCTCACATCTGCTGCGGTGGCGGGTGCCCGCATCCCGGGCCCTTCGCTCCCAGAGCTGTCGGGTCCTTCTTGATTCCTGTCCACACCGAGCCCTCGTCTGCTCCTCGTTTAGCCAGCTCGCAGCACAGTTACGTCTCTTATTCTGTACCGGCGTTCTCACGAAACACGTCTCAGGGATGGCAATAA